A region of the Desulfovibrio desulfuricans genome:
CCTGCACCATTGACGAGGCCCTTACCGAAGGCAATGAAAATTTGCGCAGAACCGCGCGCAACATCGCCGCCATCCTCGCAATGGGCCTGAACCTTGGCGCATGCCGCACGGGCAGGTAGGCAGATTCGCAGCGCCCCCTGCCAGACGTATGCATCATAAAAAACGGCCACACTTTTTGCGGTGTGGCCGTTTTTTATGTTCTCAATCTTGCGGAGTTCACCCGCAAGGTTTTCTGTTTTGTTTACGCCTTCTTGGCGCGCAGGCCCGCAAAGGCCAGAATCACGCCCAGGGCAATGCCCAACGCCGCCGCAAACACCACCTGAAAATGGGCGGGCAGCATAAAGGTGATGGTGTGCGCGGGAATCCAGAAGAAAGGAATGGTCTTCTTGAGCACAAAGCTCCACATGGAATTCCAGTCGATGGTGCGGAACAGGGCCGCCACGTCAGGCTTGGTGCACAGGCTGTTGAGCGTGCCGCCGGTGGCCGCAATGTGCAGGTCGGTGAGCTTGTGGGTAATCATCAGCACCGGGGCGAAAAGCGTATTGATAAGCACGCTGATGGAAAAAGACATGAGCAGCTTGGCGCCAAAGGTCGTGGGTGCGCCCGAAAGCAGACCCATTTCGTTGAGCAGCTTGAACGTGCCCGCGCCGTACACGGTAAAGGCAATCTTGATGCCTATGCCCAGCAAACCCCAGATAATCGCCTTGGGCAAAACGCCAAATCCGGGCCTGTTGTACACGCCCGTGGTGATGCGCAGGGCAATGCATTCGCCAAGGGTAGCCAGAATGGCAAACTTGAGAAAGCTCATGCCAAAAGGATACTGGGCAGTCAGGCTGATAAAGCCCTCAAGCGCCCCGGGCCCAAAAGCCAGCCAACCGAACGCCGCCAAACAAACGCCTAAAACCACAAAATCCTTTTGACGCATACCCTCTCTCCGTATTCTCGTTGACGCTCAGGGCTACTGACACTGTGAGAACTTTTGTTCCCTGCCAAGGGTGGAAGCCTTTTTGTGAAAGGAGTGTACACATAGGTACTCAACTGGAATAAAAAGGCTTTCTGACGCAAGCAGAGGGCAAAGGAGCCATAGCGTAAACAGGCCCAAATCGGTTGGTCCCGCGC
Encoded here:
- a CDS encoding Mpv17/PMP22 family protein; the protein is MRQKDFVVLGVCLAAFGWLAFGPGALEGFISLTAQYPFGMSFLKFAILATLGECIALRITTGVYNRPGFGVLPKAIIWGLLGIGIKIAFTVYGAGTFKLLNEMGLLSGAPTTFGAKLLMSFSISVLINTLFAPVLMITHKLTDLHIAATGGTLNSLCTKPDVAALFRTIDWNSMWSFVLKKTIPFFWIPAHTITFMLPAHFQVVFAAALGIALGVILAFAGLRAKKA